In a single window of the Desulfobacterales bacterium genome:
- a CDS encoding general secretion pathway protein GspK — protein sequence MLNLTKTINNNRGIALLLVISVTTILIAAALEYNRRSRFMVLSSVVARDRLTLSQMASSGIHAAMALLAKDRAESNMDSLREDWANPDKIKELLDDIPFDEGELTVTISDEMGRIQINALVTSPDSRNFDDGQRQMLERYLNFLKDETEETPEDSQPPAIINSLKDWLDSGDDDAITGLSGAESAYYQDLSPSYNSRNAPIADIYDLLLVKGVTPEMFYGNAEKPGMIDALTVFGMKPGAGTGFTFSGKININTADLPVLVALMPSENPELAAAFYTLREEMATDKSAPDFSNPAWYQNIAALSGLNLDSKLLTTASDIFRIVSEAKVNDSKLIATAVVERQKNENSGKWTCQILSWDTQ from the coding sequence ATGCTGAACCTAACCAAAACGATCAACAACAACCGGGGCATTGCCCTTTTGCTGGTCATATCCGTGACAACCATTCTGATTGCGGCGGCGCTGGAATACAATCGCCGGTCGCGTTTCATGGTACTGTCATCTGTCGTCGCAAGGGATCGACTGACCCTTTCACAGATGGCGTCTTCGGGTATCCATGCGGCCATGGCACTGTTGGCCAAGGATCGCGCCGAATCGAATATGGATTCATTGCGGGAAGATTGGGCCAATCCGGATAAAATAAAAGAGCTGCTCGATGACATACCATTTGATGAAGGTGAGCTGACGGTTACCATCAGCGATGAAATGGGACGCATTCAAATCAACGCGCTGGTCACATCTCCCGATAGTCGCAATTTTGATGACGGCCAGCGCCAAATGCTCGAACGCTATTTAAATTTTTTAAAAGATGAAACAGAAGAAACACCGGAAGACAGCCAGCCGCCGGCGATTATCAATTCACTCAAGGACTGGCTGGATTCAGGAGACGATGATGCGATTACCGGGCTCAGCGGTGCTGAATCAGCCTATTATCAGGATTTGAGCCCATCTTATAACAGTCGCAACGCACCCATAGCTGATATTTATGATCTTTTACTGGTTAAAGGCGTTACACCGGAAATGTTTTACGGCAATGCCGAAAAACCCGGCATGATAGATGCCTTAACGGTTTTTGGCATGAAACCAGGGGCCGGTACCGGATTTACCTTTTCCGGAAAGATCAATATCAATACGGCTGACCTTCCGGTGCTGGTGGCCTTAATGCCGTCCGAAAACCCTGAACTGGCCGCAGCTTTCTATACGTTGCGCGAAGAAATGGCCACCGATAAAAGTGCCCCGGATTTTTCCAACCCAGCCTGGTATCAGAATATTGCCGCGCTGAGCGGGCTGAACCTGGATTCAAAGCTGCTGACCACCGCAAGTGATATATTTCGGATCGTATCAGAGGCAAAAGTCAACGATTCCAAATTGATCGCTACGGCTGTGGTTGAACGGCAGAAAAATGAAAATAGCGGCAAATGGACCTGTCAGATCCTTAGCTGGGACACGCAATAG
- the gspE gene encoding type II secretion system ATPase GspE: MISRLTDILKNKFGLDEENLDEAQRLRTESGEHLGQILIDQKNLSEDQLLEALSIQYGMPFWSRLPFESTDSDFTDKVSIQFLKKYHLVPLEYTEAISAKDCGLKLQDETQKEDTQFQPGCVIAINDPLNFQPLDDLVKTIGISDYRVVLSTRDAIVSAINLQYDLRRDSAEQLVQDMEENGTNIISEIEETADLLDDTSDAPIIKLVNHIISQSIKARASDIHFEPYQNSFTVRYRVDGILYDLLTPPKWIQPALISRVKVMAKMNIAEKRLPQDGRFEVKIGDQDIDVRVSTIPTAFGERLVLRLLNKSGSLLELEDLGLEPGRLKLLKKLVTSPNGIILNTGPTGSGKTTTLYAILSSINEPNINIITIEDPIEYQIKGISQIQVNPKIELTFARGLRSIVRQDPDVILVGEVRDKETAEIAVQSALTGHLVFSTLHTNDSASAITRLVDMGVEPFLISSSILAVVAQRLVRVLCKDCRQSYEPNPIYLKSIGFSPELFSEHTVYKAAGCENCFSTGYRGRLGIFEIMVLTERLKSLILKTFDSNRIKSEAVRQKMRTLRQDGMAKVLKGLTTVEEVLRVTQK, translated from the coding sequence ATGATTTCACGATTAACCGACATACTCAAAAACAAATTCGGGCTCGATGAAGAAAACCTGGATGAAGCTCAGCGTCTGCGGACCGAATCCGGAGAACATCTGGGCCAGATTCTCATCGATCAAAAAAATTTATCAGAGGATCAGCTACTGGAAGCGTTGAGCATCCAATACGGGATGCCATTTTGGTCGCGATTGCCGTTTGAGAGCACCGATTCGGATTTTACCGACAAGGTCTCGATCCAATTTTTAAAAAAATACCACCTGGTCCCTCTGGAATACACCGAAGCCATCTCTGCTAAAGATTGCGGTCTTAAGCTTCAGGACGAAACCCAAAAAGAGGATACGCAATTTCAGCCGGGCTGCGTTATTGCCATCAACGACCCGCTCAATTTTCAACCGTTGGATGACCTTGTTAAAACCATCGGCATATCTGATTATCGTGTGGTTTTATCGACCCGCGATGCAATCGTTTCAGCCATCAACCTACAGTATGACTTACGCCGTGACTCTGCTGAACAATTGGTGCAGGATATGGAGGAAAACGGCACCAATATTATCAGCGAAATTGAGGAAACGGCTGATTTGCTTGATGACACCAGTGATGCACCGATCATTAAACTGGTCAATCACATTATTTCCCAGTCCATCAAGGCAAGGGCCAGCGATATTCACTTTGAGCCTTACCAGAACAGTTTTACGGTTCGCTATCGGGTCGATGGTATCCTGTATGATTTGCTGACGCCACCCAAATGGATTCAACCGGCCTTAATCTCGCGAGTTAAGGTCATGGCCAAAATGAATATTGCCGAAAAACGACTGCCTCAAGACGGGCGCTTTGAAGTCAAAATCGGCGACCAGGACATTGACGTCAGGGTGTCCACCATCCCGACTGCTTTTGGCGAACGCCTGGTTTTGCGCCTGCTAAACAAATCCGGTTCCCTGCTCGAGTTGGAAGACCTGGGCCTTGAGCCCGGCCGGCTGAAATTGCTCAAAAAGCTGGTGACATCCCCCAATGGCATCATTCTCAACACCGGCCCCACCGGCAGCGGTAAAACCACAACCCTGTATGCGATTTTATCGTCTATTAACGAGCCCAACATCAATATCATCACCATCGAAGATCCCATTGAGTATCAGATCAAAGGCATCAGTCAGATACAGGTTAATCCCAAAATCGAGCTGACGTTTGCCCGGGGTCTCAGATCGATTGTGCGACAGGACCCGGATGTCATCCTGGTCGGGGAGGTCCGGGATAAAGAAACCGCCGAGATCGCAGTCCAATCCGCCCTGACCGGCCATCTGGTATTTTCAACCCTGCATACCAACGACTCCGCCAGTGCCATTACTCGCCTGGTGGACATGGGAGTTGAGCCCTTTTTAATCTCATCGTCCATATTGGCGGTGGTGGCCCAGCGCCTGGTGCGGGTGCTTTGTAAAGACTGTCGCCAGTCCTACGAGCCCAACCCGATTTATTTAAAGAGCATCGGTTTTTCGCCGGAGCTTTTCAGTGAGCATACGGTCTATAAAGCCGCCGGGTGCGAAAATTGTTTCAGTACTGGCTACCGGGGAAGACTGGGCATATTTGAAATCATGGTACTAACCGAGCGCTTAAAGAGCCTTATTCTAAAAACCTTTGATTCAAATCGCATCAAAAGTGAGGCCGTGCGGCAAAAAATGAGGACTTTGCGTCAGGATGGTATGGCGAAGGTGTTGAAAGGGTTGACCACGGTTGAGGAAGTTCTGCGTGTCACCCAGAAATGA
- a CDS encoding prepilin-type N-terminal cleavage/methylation domain-containing protein — protein sequence MSEDRRQNRGSPGHPIYARSRPAIRPAKSKPATGRQHRAAGFTLMEILISIAILALVVTTALASFNAVFSTTDALDDSSKIYEMAHTCMKRLVLDLTSIHISQRPLYKPPEFDQPPDPYRLVAAAEETGGTGFAQNLRFTSRAHLPFEKSSRDGIVEIVYYVQANKDDHLELKRADNPYPFPEFEKKGSDPILCKYVKSLSFKFFDKDEIEFDTWDSDADEFGYATPTAIAIKLELAHKAETHTFETMVSLPLVRQRAE from the coding sequence ATGTCAGAGGACAGAAGACAGAATCGCGGATCACCCGGGCATCCAATATATGCCAGAAGCCGGCCTGCGATAAGACCGGCCAAGTCAAAGCCGGCAACCGGCAGACAGCACCGCGCTGCCGGCTTTACCCTGATGGAAATTTTGATCTCCATCGCCATACTGGCCCTTGTTGTGACCACTGCCCTGGCTTCGTTTAATGCTGTTTTTTCAACCACGGATGCGCTCGACGACAGCTCTAAAATTTATGAAATGGCCCATACCTGCATGAAACGTTTGGTGCTGGACCTGACATCGATACACATCAGCCAGCGGCCTTTATACAAACCGCCGGAATTTGATCAACCACCGGATCCATACCGACTGGTGGCGGCCGCCGAAGAGACCGGTGGCACGGGATTTGCACAAAATTTAAGGTTCACCAGTCGAGCCCACCTGCCCTTTGAAAAAAGTTCCAGAGATGGAATTGTTGAGATCGTTTATTACGTTCAGGCCAATAAGGACGATCATCTGGAGCTAAAACGTGCGGATAATCCCTATCCGTTTCCCGAATTTGAAAAAAAAGGAAGCGATCCGATACTGTGCAAGTACGTCAAATCCTTGTCGTTTAAGTTTTTCGACAAAGATGAAATTGAGTTTGATACCTGGGATTCGGACGCCGATGAATTTGGTTATGCGACACCGACGGCCATAGCAATCAAACTTGAATTGGCCCACAAGGCCGAAACGCACACTTTTGAGACCATGGTATCCTTGCCGTTGGTGCGTCAGCGGGCGGAATAA
- the gspM gene encoding type II secretion system protein GspM produces MEFIKKYLNLKKLNRREKYIVYGVGCLLGLLIIVQFVIRPFFASKSQLERALRTKKAELAQMRDMQAEYETLRGKMQKSHMRASKRPKGFTLNSFLVQQAGQVGIKDRISSMKPSKTVQKNSNFKISRVEMKLDAITLEQLTAYLYGVETSENMVMVKKLSISKKDKKQGLINVIMQVETIET; encoded by the coding sequence ATGGAATTTATTAAAAAATACCTGAACCTGAAAAAGCTCAATCGCCGCGAAAAATACATTGTCTATGGTGTGGGCTGCCTTTTGGGTCTGCTGATTATCGTGCAGTTTGTTATCCGGCCCTTTTTTGCCAGCAAATCTCAGCTGGAGCGAGCCCTGCGAACCAAAAAAGCTGAGCTCGCCCAAATGCGCGATATGCAGGCTGAGTATGAAACCCTGCGGGGCAAAATGCAAAAGTCCCACATGCGCGCCAGCAAAAGACCAAAAGGGTTCACGCTGAATTCGTTTCTGGTCCAGCAGGCGGGTCAGGTGGGCATAAAGGACCGCATCAGCTCGATGAAACCATCTAAAACCGTTCAGAAAAACAGTAACTTCAAAATTTCACGGGTGGAGATGAAATTGGATGCCATCACCCTCGAGCAACTGACTGCTTATCTGTATGGTGTTGAAACATCAGAAAATATGGTCATGGTCAAAAAACTGTCGATTTCGAAAAAAGATAAAAAACAGGGCCTCATAAACGTCATTATGCAGGTTGAGACCATTGAAACCTAA
- the gspC gene encoding type II secretion system protein GspC — MILTTKKIFLMINVLLITAGLYFGISAFYTIGTAWLGDPVEKPLPRSVKKPVAKPKVETKSMSAYGAIAQRNLFNTSPESAAPVKAINVDDLKETDLKLKLWGTVAGKEYAVIEDAKTREQSLYRVGDSIQNATVKMILRQKVVLSVNGRDEILGMEEPGTASRRGGGPSPRVARQGSSPPKMPVSSYPRQLTLKSDQIESALENLDQLMEQARIRPHIEEGQPAGISITGIKPNTVFRKMRLRNGDIITGVNGAPVESVEDAMKVFGDLSSASEVQLEIKRRGRKRTLNYKIE; from the coding sequence ATGATACTGACGACCAAAAAAATCTTTTTAATGATCAATGTGCTGCTGATTACCGCAGGCCTGTATTTTGGTATCAGCGCCTTTTACACGATCGGTACGGCCTGGCTCGGGGATCCGGTTGAAAAACCGCTGCCGCGTTCGGTTAAAAAACCCGTCGCTAAGCCCAAAGTGGAAACCAAATCCATGTCGGCATATGGCGCCATTGCGCAACGAAACCTGTTTAACACCAGTCCGGAATCCGCTGCCCCGGTTAAGGCCATTAATGTCGATGACCTGAAAGAAACCGATCTGAAGCTGAAACTATGGGGTACCGTAGCCGGCAAAGAGTATGCTGTTATTGAAGATGCCAAGACCAGGGAACAGAGCCTGTATCGTGTTGGCGATAGCATCCAGAATGCTACCGTCAAGATGATCTTGCGTCAAAAAGTGGTTTTGAGTGTAAATGGGCGTGATGAAATTTTGGGAATGGAAGAACCCGGCACCGCCTCCCGAAGAGGCGGCGGCCCCAGCCCGCGAGTAGCCAGGCAAGGATCCTCGCCGCCTAAAATGCCCGTTTCATCTTATCCGCGTCAACTGACGTTGAAAAGCGACCAGATTGAAAGCGCCCTGGAAAATCTGGACCAGCTCATGGAGCAGGCCCGTATCCGGCCCCACATCGAAGAAGGCCAGCCGGCGGGGATATCGATCACCGGGATAAAACCCAATACGGTTTTCAGAAAAATGCGTCTGCGCAACGGCGACATCATTACCGGCGTCAATGGGGCTCCCGTTGAATCGGTTGAAGATGCCATGAAAGTTTTTGGTGACCTGTCATCGGCGTCGGAAGTGCAGCTGGAAATAAAACGGCGCGGCCGCAAACGGACACTGAACTATAAAATCGAATAA
- the gspN gene encoding type II secretion system protein GspN: MKFYKTRFAWAAYILCAALLFLYVLFPSDLAKEYLADYIRQTHPKVTLEIGRLKLGFPPGLTLYDVSVYHSGRAIADVDKLKISPDLLSLFLETTRIGFKGKGYGGNFKGNVDIINQTDNREIIIDADLAGIQVNQLEALSDLTRHKIYGNLDGTLTFTAKVPDQALVGDLTLTDGKIEMAPPLLAQRVLTFDSIDAELSFNGRSLTIEHCELHGDQLDGALAGSIKFSPHSSGKILDLSGTVRPHEALLAQMGKQIPQLLADKTLQTQGVPFKIKGPMDSPTYSFY, encoded by the coding sequence ATGAAATTTTATAAAACGCGATTTGCCTGGGCTGCATATATTTTGTGCGCTGCCCTGTTATTCTTATATGTGCTTTTTCCGTCCGATTTGGCAAAAGAATACCTGGCGGATTATATCCGTCAAACCCATCCCAAGGTGACCCTGGAAATTGGCCGCCTCAAGCTGGGATTTCCGCCGGGCTTAACGCTTTATGACGTTAGTGTGTATCATTCGGGAAGGGCCATTGCCGATGTCGATAAATTGAAAATTTCGCCAGACCTCCTATCCTTATTTTTGGAAACCACCCGTATCGGGTTCAAGGGCAAGGGCTACGGCGGCAATTTCAAAGGCAATGTGGACATCATCAACCAAACGGATAATCGTGAGATTATCATCGATGCTGACCTGGCCGGAATACAGGTCAACCAGCTGGAGGCATTGAGCGATTTAACGCGCCACAAAATCTATGGCAACCTGGACGGTACGCTGACATTTACGGCCAAAGTGCCCGATCAGGCGCTGGTCGGAGACCTGACCCTGACGGATGGAAAAATTGAAATGGCACCGCCGCTATTGGCACAGCGCGTATTGACTTTTGACAGCATTGATGCCGAGCTGTCGTTCAACGGCCGCTCACTGACGATTGAACACTGTGAGCTGCACGGCGATCAGCTTGATGGTGCGCTGGCGGGTTCGATAAAGTTCAGCCCGCATTCGTCAGGCAAAATTTTGGATTTATCCGGCACTGTCAGGCCGCATGAGGCCTTGCTGGCCCAGATGGGCAAGCAGATCCCGCAATTGCTGGCCGACAAAACGTTGCAGACTCAGGGCGTTCCCTTTAAGATCAAAGGGCCCATGGATTCGCCCACATATTCTTTTTATTGA
- the gspL gene encoding type II secretion system protein GspL: MSRKVLGIDIRNQSLSAVLLNSSLREHHVDDFIHLPFSGPDDPERSLSAALETLNERMDLSGSDYVVSVPAHRFIFRNMQVPFHNVKKIRMVLPFELEPSLPFAVDELAIDFHLLNGAQSGDQTELIAAAIEKDQLTPYIEALASVNIDPEKLTLSGLPIALCLAHQADPGEDLIYIELDDAHATLFVLAGGRLQLIRSFPIPAKGPSKTSMLCIQTQQTIAAFQESSGMDLEPIEAVISGTGDVKTDLAATISEILKIPVKVASISERMDIPVKTKTESPWVAGHMDNALALALMEVEGYGGLNFHKGQFAAQKFLAKQKSALIKTGILAAAVLVLMFFSLIMKTYTLNNSIDAITGQMTQIFKETFPDVKTVRYPFQEMQAKMREAKGNTALQGESGPHVRSIDIINNISEKIPESITVNLNRMVIQPDNVLISGTTDAYDSVDTIKSSLEEIQQFEKVSISSANIDRSGKEVQFMLKVEL, translated from the coding sequence ATGAGCAGAAAAGTTCTCGGCATCGATATTCGAAATCAGTCACTCAGCGCTGTGCTTTTAAACAGCAGCTTGCGCGAGCACCATGTGGATGATTTCATTCATTTGCCATTTTCAGGCCCGGATGACCCCGAAAGAAGTCTGTCGGCCGCCCTGGAAACGTTGAATGAAAGAATGGACTTAAGCGGCAGTGATTATGTCGTTTCCGTCCCAGCTCACCGGTTTATTTTCCGCAACATGCAGGTTCCTTTTCATAATGTAAAAAAGATCCGAATGGTTCTGCCGTTTGAGCTTGAGCCCAGTCTCCCTTTTGCGGTCGATGAGCTGGCCATCGATTTTCATCTGTTAAACGGCGCCCAGTCGGGTGATCAAACCGAACTGATTGCGGCGGCAATAGAAAAAGACCAGTTGACGCCTTACATTGAAGCCCTGGCATCGGTGAACATCGATCCGGAAAAACTAACGCTCAGCGGCTTACCCATCGCTTTGTGTCTGGCTCACCAGGCCGATCCGGGGGAAGATCTCATTTATATTGAACTTGATGACGCCCATGCCACGCTGTTTGTTCTGGCGGGTGGCCGTCTGCAACTGATACGATCGTTTCCGATACCGGCTAAAGGCCCGTCAAAAACGTCAATGCTGTGCATCCAGACCCAGCAGACAATAGCGGCTTTCCAGGAATCATCCGGGATGGACCTTGAGCCCATCGAAGCAGTTATAAGTGGCACCGGTGATGTCAAAACCGACCTGGCGGCCACCATTTCAGAAATATTGAAAATACCGGTGAAGGTCGCGTCTATCTCAGAAAGGATGGACATTCCGGTAAAAACGAAAACCGAAAGCCCTTGGGTGGCGGGTCATATGGATAACGCCCTGGCGCTGGCATTGATGGAAGTTGAGGGCTATGGCGGTTTGAATTTCCATAAGGGCCAATTTGCCGCCCAAAAATTCTTGGCCAAGCAAAAGAGCGCCCTGATCAAAACCGGCATATTGGCGGCAGCCGTTCTGGTATTGATGTTTTTTAGCCTGATCATGAAAACCTATACGTTAAACAATAGCATTGACGCCATCACAGGCCAGATGACCCAGATTTTTAAAGAGACATTTCCAGATGTGAAAACGGTCCGCTACCCTTTTCAGGAAATGCAGGCCAAGATGCGCGAGGCCAAAGGTAATACGGCCCTGCAGGGTGAAAGCGGACCGCATGTCCGCAGTATCGACATCATCAACAACATCAGTGAAAAGATCCCCGAAAGTATAACGGTCAATCTGAACCGGATGGTCATTCAGCCCGACAATGTGTTAATCTCGGGCACCACTGACGCTTATGACTCGGTGGACACCATAAAAAGCAGCCTGGAAGAAATTCAGCAATTTGAAAAGGTCAGTATCAGCTCGGCCAATATAGATCGCTCAGGCAAAGAAGTGCAGTTTATGTTAAAAGTGGAGCTATAA
- the gspD gene encoding type II secretion system secretin GspD, with protein sequence MKIVKPCLIRTIAALAIITIVPPLWIATSSAQEARPVSEQAEASEQFVSIDFNNVDINVFIKFMSELTGTNFVVDQRVKGKVTIISPSKISIKEAYQVFLSVLEVHGYTTVKSGEVIKIIPSPDARSKSIETRLREEATDPADRVVTQLIPLKYADPVEIKRLFTPMVSKSSVILAYQPTQMMIITDVLSNIQRLLKILKKIDVPGIGQQISVIPVEYADASKMVGLLSTVFKPTRKRTKGTKDVVVTMVADERTNVIVLLANEVDTMRIKQLIAMIDKETPRGKGKIHVYYCENANAEDLAKVLQEVPTQQAGAAKGKAAAPVVAGKVRISADKATNSLIIMADQEDFLVLEEVIKKLDIPRSMVFIESLIMEVDLDTSLNIGIDWQTFGEVRDANVGATFSDQIQPSTDDTGNLVNPFSGSTGLAVGLISGTTEIAGITVSNISAIIKAVKTDDEFRILSTPQILTTDNEEARITVGENRPYQTRSTTDPSGGTFESFEYRDVGKILKITPSVTEGRLVRMKISLEVTNIDLTSTLATSSTLPVTQKRTVDTTVIVKDSQTVVIGGLIDNSSTRNDTKVPVLGDIPVLGWMFRKRTETSEKTNLYIFLTPRVIKSPLEAQEILQHKEGEMGSVKEGGIKLYEPKESSPKVIE encoded by the coding sequence ATGAAGATTGTGAAACCCTGTTTGATCCGCACGATCGCAGCATTGGCGATCATCACAATTGTGCCCCCTTTATGGATCGCAACCAGCAGCGCTCAGGAAGCCAGACCGGTATCAGAGCAAGCGGAAGCGTCAGAGCAGTTTGTCTCCATTGATTTCAACAATGTAGATATCAATGTTTTTATAAAGTTCATGAGCGAGCTGACAGGGACCAATTTTGTGGTTGATCAGCGTGTCAAAGGCAAAGTGACGATCATATCGCCCTCAAAGATATCGATTAAAGAAGCTTACCAGGTATTTTTATCGGTCCTGGAGGTTCATGGCTATACCACCGTCAAATCCGGCGAGGTCATTAAAATTATCCCCTCACCGGATGCCCGTTCAAAAAGCATTGAAACCCGCCTGCGTGAAGAGGCAACCGATCCCGCGGATCGGGTCGTTACCCAATTGATACCGCTAAAATATGCCGATCCGGTTGAAATCAAACGCTTATTTACGCCCATGGTATCAAAAAGCAGCGTCATTTTGGCCTATCAACCCACCCAGATGATGATCATCACCGACGTGCTTTCCAATATCCAACGCCTGCTCAAAATTCTTAAAAAAATCGATGTGCCCGGCATTGGTCAGCAAATTTCGGTGATCCCCGTCGAATACGCGGATGCCTCCAAGATGGTCGGCCTGCTCAGCACGGTCTTCAAACCGACCCGTAAACGCACAAAAGGCACGAAGGATGTGGTGGTTACCATGGTCGCTGATGAGCGCACCAATGTCATTGTCCTGCTGGCCAACGAAGTGGACACGATGCGCATCAAACAGCTAATTGCCATGATTGACAAGGAAACCCCCCGCGGCAAAGGCAAGATCCACGTTTATTACTGTGAAAACGCCAACGCGGAGGATCTGGCCAAGGTGCTGCAGGAGGTACCCACCCAGCAAGCAGGAGCTGCCAAAGGCAAAGCGGCCGCCCCGGTGGTTGCCGGCAAAGTCAGAATTTCCGCCGACAAGGCCACCAATAGCCTCATCATCATGGCAGATCAGGAAGATTTTTTGGTGTTAGAAGAGGTGATCAAAAAACTGGATATTCCGCGCTCGATGGTTTTCATTGAATCGCTGATCATGGAAGTGGACCTGGACACCAGTCTGAATATCGGAATTGACTGGCAGACGTTCGGCGAGGTTCGGGATGCAAACGTGGGTGCCACCTTTAGTGACCAAATCCAGCCCAGTACCGATGACACCGGAAACCTGGTCAATCCTTTTTCAGGAAGCACCGGCTTAGCGGTCGGCTTGATCAGCGGCACCACCGAAATTGCCGGCATTACGGTCTCCAATATTTCGGCTATCATAAAAGCCGTTAAAACCGACGATGAATTTCGCATTTTATCCACACCCCAGATTTTGACCACCGACAATGAAGAGGCCCGCATTACGGTGGGTGAAAACCGACCGTATCAGACGCGTTCGACCACCGATCCCTCGGGCGGAACATTTGAATCTTTTGAATATCGGGATGTGGGCAAAATTTTAAAAATCACACCCAGCGTGACCGAAGGCCGTCTGGTGCGCATGAAGATTTCACTGGAGGTAACCAACATCGATCTGACCTCCACTCTGGCCACCTCGTCGACCCTGCCGGTCACCCAGAAGCGAACGGTCGATACCACCGTTATCGTCAAAGACAGCCAGACGGTGGTCATCGGCGGTCTGATCGATAATTCCAGCACCCGCAATGACACAAAAGTCCCGGTGCTGGGCGACATTCCCGTGCTCGGGTGGATGTTCCGCAAACGAACCGAAACCAGCGAAAAAACCAATCTTTATATTTTCCTGACACCGCGGGTCATTAAAAGCCCGCTGGAGGCCCAGGAAATTTTGCAACATAAAGAGGGAGAGATGGGCTCTGTCAAAGAAGGCGGCATAAAACTGTATGAACCAAAAGAGTCGTCACCCAAGGTCATCGAATAG
- a CDS encoding DUF1566 domain-containing protein, giving the protein MFRYLCVTLAILVTGILIGWAPVMAGDRFVDNGDGTVTDRKMNLMWSKTDNQGDINWIQADKWVRFTFPDTIPKRYDNWRLPTLAELQSLLVDDMNSKGHETDCGQWVQMVPEIQLSCGWVWTSETDPIAPTARIFNFDNVYHYTVRKAHKRGYRALPVRSLK; this is encoded by the coding sequence ATGTTCAGGTACCTTTGTGTGACGCTCGCTATCCTGGTCACCGGGATCTTGATCGGTTGGGCCCCGGTGATGGCTGGTGATCGTTTTGTTGATAATGGTGATGGAACCGTTACCGACCGCAAAATGAACCTGATGTGGTCAAAAACAGACAATCAGGGCGACATCAACTGGATCCAGGCCGATAAATGGGTGCGCTTTACCTTCCCCGATACGATTCCAAAAAGATACGACAACTGGCGATTGCCGACACTGGCGGAATTGCAGAGTCTTCTGGTAGACGATATGAACTCTAAAGGGCATGAGACCGATTGCGGCCAATGGGTACAGATGGTGCCCGAGATACAATTAAGCTGCGGCTGGGTCTGGACCTCTGAAACCGATCCGATTGCACCCACCGCTCGGATTTTTAATTTTGACAACGTCTATCACTACACGGTTCGCAAAGCGCACAAGCGGGGCTACCGCGCGCTGCCGGTCAGGAGTTTGAAATAG